From the Solea solea chromosome 7, fSolSol10.1, whole genome shotgun sequence genome, the window GGGGGATGCACTGCTCCAAGAACAGGTCCTCGTCATCGTCATCCAGGTCCAAGTTCTCCGGAGGCCAGCGCAGCTCTCCGCTCTCCACCTCGCTCACCTCCGTGGGTTCCACCACAATGGAGGGGAGACGTTCTCTCCCAAGTTCCTGCTCCGGGCTGCTCAAGGACGTGTCTGGACCCAGGATGATCTCAACAGGGTCAGGGAAGATCTGAAGGAGAAGGTAGAAGAGGGCAGGCTGTGAATTCGGTAGGAAAGCCACACTGCTTTCCTAGTGGAGCAGCACCAACATGCTCCAGTCTTGATCTTATTTTTCAAAGAGTTCAAAGCTAGAAGcctatattgttgtttttcaacagGTGAACATTGGAAGTTGTTTACTTATTGTTTCAGCACTTCAGTTCAGCAATCTCTGACAACCCTGTATTAATCTTGTTCTGGTTTGATTAACTATTGGATTGGTCATGGTATGATGATGGAACACACCTGGAATGGCAATCTCTCATCTGTCCTTTTCATGTCTTCACAGTTTGGGTCCTGGCTGAACATCTCCGGTGTTGCTCTGCAGAAACAGAGTGTGGATATAATGAGAGTAGAACATAACAATACAGATCCAATTCTAGCATGGACGCTTTATCtacattttgtttcctttgcACATCCACTTtactctctttatttatttgactggAAGTATGGATAAAAGCACTGTTCTTTCTTAACTAAATGTAACCAGTGTCATGTATATAGGATGTCTGTAGTTTTTGTCCCTGGTTAGGCTTCCATAGAATAATTACCAATAATTACATTACcacaaactaataaaataaaatagacatgAACAATTAACAATATATACAAGGCTATCACAATTGACATTCACCGATGACTTGAGACAGTGCTTCTAATAATGACTAAAATCAAGATTATTTAGCTCAAGGCCAGTGTTCACAGATTTGCCATGTTTAAGCCATAGTTTTGTTTCTCAGTTAAAAGCTTCAAACGGTTAAAAAAGGTGATTTCTGATGGCTGAGTTCGCTAGATCTATgtacttttcatttaaaatcccTGCACACCAATATAATTATTCTTTAAATGTGGAAACTCTTGCAGAAACTCACAGAAAATCCCCTTCAGAAATACGTTTTAGTATGACAGTAACAACATCGTGATAACACTTTTCAGAATGTGTTGGTTTtaggttattttgttttatctcaACATCAACATCCTGTGTTGATTTAGATGATTCTGAATGACATCATCAGAATCCAACGTTTCTAGCTTTTGGTTGGTCTTACGTGTCAGGGCCGGTGAGCAGGGGACAAACACGCTGAAATGCAGTCATAGTCTGGATTAGAACAGAGCTATAATACGGATTGATACCAATATGGATTAAATCCTCTGATGCTCATATTTCAGTCTGACTGAATCAAACCTATGAGCCTCTGTGTTACATCAGAGCCACTACAGTATTAGCCTCCCCTTTACAAACCAAAGTCCCGCATGCTTTTCTTTCAGCTGATCCTGCAACCTTTATCAATGCACTGCATCAAGTGGTCTCAACTGTTTCAGACAGAAGCACACGCCTGCGTCCATATCTAAACTCATTCTATTTAAAGTCTCTACAAGAGCTAACAGGGGGGATTAAGTAGAACTGAGGATCTGCCTGAATCCTCTTTTCATCCTTCTCTCCTGCCCCCTCTCCTTCTTCCCTGCTGTGTAGTGTTTGCTCACTCTGTTTAAGTACCAATCATGGTAGAGACATGCTGCGATGACACCGTCGCTCGAGCTTTaagcaaaaatgacaaaatctaATGTATCTGTAGTGTGTGTCTGGTACTTTTTGATATCAGTGTACAACACGTACGCCTGCGTCTCTCCATGTACTAGTCAAATGATTTGTTTCTGACATCTTGTAAACCCACTGCAAGAACATGCTTGATCTTATCTCCATGACTCTTGCACGCGTGCACATTTTTTGTACAGCgttctcagtgaggacacacgTAGACACTTACCTTAACCTTAGCCATCACAAATGAATGCTTAATCCTAACACCCTTAACCTAAAAAGTCTTAACCCGTTAACGGCCCTTTAAAGGTGTGACAGAATGTCAGGACTAGCTATATTGCCCTCACATTCACAAAAAGTCCTTGTTTAATATGGCTTATAAGTGTttttagtacacacacacagtttgcatTTGTCTCTCTATAgctgtgaggacactcatagacataatgcattccttagCCCCAAAAACCATCACCATGCCTAACCCCAAACCACCTAACCTAAACCAAAACCAAGTTTCTAAACCTTTTTGTGAACTCTGTCTTAAGACAATCGACAGAGAGAGCGTGTGtcaaacaggaaatgtgtaaaGATAGCATCACCATCAAAGTATCCTCGTATCTCACCTTCTCTTCCACTCACTCAATTGTTCTGAACATCATTTACTTTAACAGATTCCGAGTTCATTTATTACGGCAAACGAAGAAACACTAAGTCAGTTTACACAACAGATAAAACGAGGACACCCTGTTCTCATCTCAACAAGATCAGCTTTAGGAGGAGTCTGTCATTTTTTTGACCCACTTGTGAGCGAGTGCACGGCGCTGCTACAATGTTCAATTTCTGATATTATGCTGCTGACAAATGTGGCACgataagctgtgtgtgtgtgtgcgccaccTGGGATGGAAACTTTCAGCAGCTATTATGATGAAGAAGCAGCTTAACCTCCATGTAATCCCACACATATACACTGCCTGTGAACACCTGCACACTGCAGCTCAGTCAACAGTCAGTCTTTGTTTGTGCGCCGCCGCgctctgttttcttatttaGAAATGCTGTGCATAAAACAGTGAATATAGTGTTACAACCCCGAGCTATATGATCAGTGAAACGTGCACCTGGGTGTTGACAGCTGAGCTATTATCAGAGCCATCAGGAGGATGTGGCTCTGAGAACGTTTCCTTGCGACATGTCGTTTTTAAATGCACCTTATGAAAGAGTGTGGCGGAAACTCTGAAGAAACATTGACCATGGGTTTTTCCAGTTTGATTTACACAATTTTAACTTCAAAGGACCTTGACAGTTTTTTATGGCATTTATAAATTCACGATGACCTGAGGTGACATCTCAAAACCTTCAGAAAATCCTTACATATATTCAGATACAAACATGCTTtcacacacgcagagagagaCACGTTAGCACAACTATTCTTGTTTGGACCCTGCATTGACCCCCATGTCCTCTTACCCCTCAGGTGCAGTCAGACAGATGTCTTCTCCATCTTGGCACAGGTCCACAGTGGCAAAGCTCAGCTCCTCCACGATGAGTGGCGGTGACTCGAGTGGGGGTGAGCTCCCACAGCCTTCCCCCTCCGCAGAGCCCTCAGCGAGGCTTGTGGCCTCCAGGGCGAAGCCTGGCTTGTGGGTTGCTTGAACCCTCAGAGTTTCCAAACCTTTAGAAGATGGTCAGGTGGTAGAGGTGTGCCTGGTGTCCTTTTACAGTCAGAGCAGCACCATGTCACTCGTCCAGATCAGTGCTGAGTCTGCCTGCTCACCCACAGCCGACATGCACTCACCAGTCTCCTGTGAATCCCACTCCCTTCCTCGTGTCTCTCTCAATACCCCTCCCTgtcccaccccaccccaccccactgCCAGGCTTTGGATTAGCGTCTCTTTCGATTACAGAGGCTGGGTGGGTGACGTCAGCCAGGCTTGACGGTCTACTCTGATGAGTTGGCACACTGGGTCGTTTGGTGCATCTGTGAGGAAacacatataaatacacagtatatataggGCACACAGTTGGCACACGGCACAAACTGTTGATGGAGGCTCAACCAACGGACTATAACTGCTCACAAAATAATCATGgatattttattaataactTACCTTCTATATTCTCCAACATCTGTCAGTTTGtcgctctctctttccctccctcttaTTTTTCAACTGTGTGTTGCTGCTCCGTGTGTGGATTTAGATTTGGGCGATTCATGGAATTAGCCCAGGGATCAAGGGCTCATGGATGGGGCGGggtttatctatctatctatctatctatctatttactatctatctatctatctatctatctatctatctatctatctatctatctatctatctatttactatctatatatctatctatctagaaaGAGGAAAGGCCTTATGTTTCATGAAGCATTTCCTGCTTCTTCAGAATTGCACAGtcgaatgaaagaaaaactatgtgtgtgtgtgtgtgtgtgtgtgtgtgtgtgtgtgtttgtgtgcgcgcgtgtgcgtgtgtgtgtgtgtgtgtgtagtatgtgCAGTCTTCTACTCTAGTGATGTAGCAAGGACACAATTCCTGTTttgacacacctgcacacagccAGAGGTAGAAGTACCACAACTGAGTGTGTGGGAATAATGATGTCATATTTTCTTACTTTATTCCGCTCTTAACCTCCCCTCTAATTTAGGTTTCATCATGCTCTTTATTGGTGCAGCAGCACTACAACAAGTGTATCGCGTTATGTCAAACAAATGTGATGGTTGGTTCAAACTTTTAAGAGAACACAAATGATCTCAAATATCTCAAACATAATTAGACACGATGATTAGAAAATGTGCTTGTGTCTAACTTAGAGATTTAATATATTCATGGTTCACTTGTGTCGTTCATCATATACTTACATATCagatttaaaacacattcagcTCTGTGATTGTGAACGGTTGAAGACAATTACCATGGCATAAACCTGTCGTTATTGCTCAGTAAACAGGTATTGAGAGGCTCTATACAAACATGAGACTCAAGCTTCTGTTTGTCACTGCAAACATTTGATATTTTTCCTTCGAGTTTGAAATAGCCAAAAATTACtgaacagaaaaagaaacagtaGAAGTCGAACCAAGAAttattcttcatttaaaaagaaagcattcttgcatttttatttatttatttagttttctcaAAATGAATTCCCTCTGGCTTTGAAACAACAAGGATGGAGAACTGAATGAACTGGTTCCTCCTTCAAACCAGGTGAGCAACTtcgctctgtgtctctgctcatcTCTAACATTCTGCAGCACTCCCCTGCAAGACAGCAACAGGTAAAACAAACTCTTAGTTCCATAGAGATTGCATGTGCTTGTTTTGCATCTTTCATTCTGTATATTTGTTGTATGGTGTGGTAACATGTGTTGCATCATGTGTATAAATCCCTGGCTTTAAAAGCCTGCAAAGCTGTCAAACACTGTGGGGATACCATTAACATATTACAGCTGTTTGTTGTGATTCACAGACGTGCTCATCATCTGGAGTTTAAGTCATGGAATTTTCCCCTCGCCGTGGAGACAATGTTTCTCcctcaggtaaaaaaaacaaacaaaaaaaaagctctctATTTTCAGCTCTCTCAGACATTCATAgatttaatattataataattaggaGGAGAGGGTAGTTATATAAATTCTCAATAAAAACAATCTGACGTGTCTcctgacatttaaaatggacTTCATTTTTG encodes:
- the lbhl gene encoding uncharacterized protein lbhl, whose amino-acid sequence is MFSQDPNCEDMKRTDERLPFQIFPDPVEIILGPDTSLSSPEQELGRERLPSIVVEPTEVSEVESGELRWPPENLDLDDDDEDLFLEQCIPPANIAEWGEEEEEEGEEEEEETSVILNQHQGLTLIDLQSDAFRDDTPTLPPSSTSAFN